In a genomic window of Nostoc sp. UHCC 0870:
- a CDS encoding dynamin family protein: MVAEVLKPNVQDLQTDVIDLLEQISELMNRASTALSSDTSGNKYAEFEQQIRDEAKKVKHLELRMAIVAPMKAGKSTITNAIIGQEILPSRNSAMTTLPTEIILNAELTEPVLHLSAEVLSVFQETLLALRNKIEDLGMETVQEKLAQYPHLAKMPQQIQQWVGLTITAESKGCDHIINTLTSLNDIVRLCSILDPLADPIQYLTDTPRIYTPFWQLDKTKQQPKLGNLVIVDTPGPNEAGENLRLKNVVAEQLSKSSIVLIVLDFTQLKNEAAENVRKDVQKVIELRGKDNLYVLINKVDQRQEKDMTPEQVQQFVAAEFGIGDSGDTGRVFEISARRAFTAASFLLELQHNPNINLADMKTAKALAEQVFGIDWEEDFEEATARDLQTKAERLWKKSGFDPFLNGAITALMAEAAPRCLKSSLKVAHGRLLELSNDVQLRSSAINADEVKIRQEVGELEIDLQSIEQCRHQLQEIDSIKSNLYKRLEKILEDIKKQVQDSLKTYFYEEEYQRADNIKKGGMITQSFFSWASKKFNFVEIKSASSGIIEFTSMQKAEHFGEQAIASAKSSIIEPFLENVRQQAKKEIKQSRQKIQDSLETETKPIIERARQRLNENFHVNLSLPTPNLENESAGNIQVRISQKTKLVDQGYETKVIEKRDFWHWFGLVKKKEYISVKLPDKKEDYYIVSLPEIVDKSNQLIEDSIKNIKGGINKYLDEDFKQHIDRFFAELDSYLNNYRDTLLQAQQDQKKQTEERQKLVSELKSLQTEASQNIEKADSYLQRTSDLIRDKK; this comes from the coding sequence ATGGTTGCTGAAGTGCTGAAGCCGAATGTACAAGATTTGCAAACAGATGTAATCGACTTACTGGAGCAAATAAGTGAACTAATGAATCGTGCTAGTACAGCACTGAGTTCTGATACATCCGGGAATAAATACGCAGAATTTGAGCAACAAATTAGAGACGAAGCTAAAAAAGTAAAGCATCTTGAGTTGAGAATGGCGATTGTTGCGCCAATGAAAGCAGGTAAGTCAACTATTACGAACGCCATCATTGGACAGGAGATTTTGCCAAGTCGTAACTCAGCTATGACAACGCTTCCCACAGAAATTATATTGAATGCTGAGTTGACAGAGCCAGTTTTACATCTGAGTGCAGAGGTATTATCAGTTTTTCAAGAAACACTATTAGCTTTACGCAATAAAATTGAAGATTTAGGAATGGAGACAGTGCAAGAAAAACTTGCTCAATATCCACATTTGGCTAAAATGCCACAGCAAATTCAACAATGGGTAGGACTAACAATTACAGCCGAAAGTAAAGGGTGTGACCATATCATTAACACTCTAACTAGCTTAAATGATATTGTTCGTCTGTGCAGTATCCTAGACCCACTTGCAGACCCCATACAATACTTAACAGATACTCCTAGAATTTATACTCCTTTTTGGCAGTTAGACAAAACAAAACAACAACCAAAGCTTGGTAATTTGGTAATTGTAGATACGCCTGGACCAAACGAAGCAGGAGAAAATCTTCGCCTAAAGAATGTAGTTGCTGAACAACTTAGTAAAAGTTCAATTGTTTTGATTGTTTTAGATTTTACGCAGTTAAAAAATGAAGCTGCTGAGAATGTGAGAAAAGATGTTCAGAAAGTAATTGAATTGCGAGGCAAAGATAATTTATATGTGTTGATTAACAAAGTTGACCAACGCCAAGAAAAAGATATGACTCCAGAACAGGTACAACAGTTTGTTGCTGCTGAATTTGGCATTGGTGATTCTGGTGATACTGGTAGAGTATTTGAAATATCAGCAAGGAGAGCGTTTACTGCTGCTAGCTTTTTATTAGAATTGCAGCACAATCCAAATATTAATCTTGCTGATATGAAGACAGCAAAAGCACTTGCTGAACAGGTATTTGGTATTGATTGGGAAGAAGACTTTGAGGAAGCTACAGCACGTGATTTACAGACTAAAGCAGAGAGGCTTTGGAAAAAATCAGGGTTTGACCCATTTTTAAATGGTGCAATTACAGCACTTATGGCAGAAGCCGCACCTCGTTGTTTAAAATCATCTTTGAAAGTTGCTCATGGTCGCCTTTTAGAACTGAGTAATGATGTTCAACTTCGCAGCAGTGCTATCAATGCAGATGAAGTAAAAATCAGACAAGAAGTTGGTGAATTGGAAATAGATTTGCAATCTATAGAACAATGTCGGCATCAGCTACAAGAAATAGATAGTATTAAATCAAATCTTTACAAACGGCTTGAAAAAATACTTGAAGATATCAAAAAACAAGTTCAAGACAGCCTTAAAACATATTTCTATGAAGAGGAATATCAACGGGCAGACAATATCAAAAAAGGAGGTATGATTACCCAAAGTTTTTTTAGCTGGGCTTCTAAAAAATTCAATTTTGTTGAGATAAAATCTGCATCTAGCGGTATAATTGAATTTACAAGTATGCAAAAAGCAGAACATTTCGGAGAACAAGCAATCGCTTCTGCTAAATCTAGCATTATAGAACCTTTCTTAGAAAATGTTCGTCAACAAGCTAAAAAAGAAATTAAGCAATCGCGTCAAAAAATACAAGACTCATTAGAGACTGAAACTAAGCCTATTATTGAGCGTGCGCGTCAAAGGTTAAACGAAAATTTTCATGTTAATTTATCTTTGCCAACACCAAACCTAGAGAATGAGAGTGCTGGTAATATTCAAGTAAGGATCAGCCAGAAAACAAAATTGGTAGATCAAGGCTATGAAACAAAAGTAATTGAAAAGCGAGATTTTTGGCATTGGTTTGGGCTAGTCAAGAAAAAAGAATACATAAGTGTCAAACTACCAGATAAAAAAGAAGATTACTATATTGTTTCTCTGCCAGAAATAGTTGATAAATCTAATCAGCTAATTGAGGATAGCATTAAAAATATCAAAGGAGGAATCAATAAATATTTAGATGAAGACTTTAAACAACATATTGATAGGTTTTTTGCAGAGCTTGATAGTTACTTGAACAATTACCGTGATACTTTATTACAGGCACAACAAGACCAAAAAAAACAGACAGAAGAGAGACAAAAATTAGTCAGTGAACTTAAGTCATTACAAACTGAAGCTAGCCAAAATATCGAAAAAGCAGATAGTTATCTGCAACGTACAAGTGACTTGATAAGGGATAAGAAATGA
- a CDS encoding YjcZ-like family protein, translating to MNTPHDKKIDISSPFATSLEELQRRVPVVGDKALIDLINGIQVSKDIIRYRKNRGFIGQLIDQIDGSDNKRKLLLDGNLIAGQEALCNWVLELTDSLRISQVALEVTQNSLLEARDAIRQQKQRLQNQEDALIQLSHQLNLLAQKITTRLNNIEARLRKLEVRVAANEDFDYIVTAWTAGQTYTNLPWAVQVALLAREVFSSSVIKYELETGDQERLRRLLVNKILSTSKQLPNSFFGLGDLLDQSWSTMTKNDRELTAGLLEIRSTPHQRLINTPYLFVIGTSLELATLPEEARPIKPGQSAIALCRAQIDNISRTTDAQEFITAVVQETANDCLAMIR from the coding sequence ATGAACACCCCACACGACAAAAAGATTGATATTTCTAGCCCATTTGCTACAAGTCTTGAGGAACTTCAGCGTCGAGTTCCTGTTGTTGGTGACAAAGCCTTAATTGATCTAATAAACGGTATTCAAGTTAGCAAAGATATCATCCGCTATCGCAAGAATCGGGGATTTATTGGACAGCTAATTGATCAAATTGATGGCAGTGATAATAAACGTAAACTCCTGCTTGATGGTAACTTAATTGCTGGTCAAGAAGCACTATGTAATTGGGTTTTAGAACTTACTGATTCACTTCGCATCAGTCAAGTTGCTCTGGAAGTTACCCAAAATTCTTTACTAGAAGCCCGTGACGCGATTCGTCAACAAAAACAGAGGTTACAGAACCAAGAAGACGCACTAATTCAACTTAGCCACCAACTCAATCTATTAGCTCAAAAAATTACCACAAGACTGAACAATATTGAAGCAAGATTGCGTAAATTAGAAGTGCGAGTGGCTGCTAATGAAGATTTTGATTATATTGTTACTGCTTGGACTGCTGGACAAACTTATACAAACCTTCCTTGGGCTGTGCAAGTTGCTTTATTAGCGCGGGAAGTGTTCAGCAGTTCTGTAATTAAGTATGAACTAGAAACAGGTGATCAAGAGCGTTTGCGGCGGTTGTTGGTGAATAAAATTTTGTCCACAAGTAAACAACTTCCTAACAGTTTCTTTGGACTTGGTGATTTATTAGATCAATCTTGGTCAACAATGACAAAAAATGACCGAGAATTAACTGCTGGTTTGCTCGAAATTCGTTCTACTCCACATCAGCGATTAATTAATACACCCTACTTATTTGTAATTGGTACAAGTTTGGAATTAGCCACACTACCAGAAGAAGCTAGACCTATTAAACCAGGACAAAGCGCGATCGCACTCTGTCGCGCTCAAATTGACAACATATCTCGTACCACCGATGCACAGGAATTTATCACTGCTGTTGTCCAAGAAACCGCTAACGATTGCCTAGCCATGATACGATGA
- the recA gene encoding recombinase RecA → MAINTDTSGKQKALTMVLNQIERSFGKGAIMRLGDATRMRVETISTGALTLDLALGGGLPKGRVIEIYGPESSGKTTVALHAIAEVQKEGGIAAFVDAEHALDPTYAAALGVDIHNLLVSQPDTGEAGLEIVDQLVRSAAVDIVVIDSVAALVPRAEIEGDMGDAHVGLQARLMSQALRKITGNIGKSGCTVIFINQLRQKIGVTYGSPETTTGGNALKFYASVRLDIRRIQTLKKGTDEFGNRVKVKVAKNKVAPPFRIAEFDIIFGKGISTIGCLVDLAEETGILVRKGAWYSYNGDNISQGRDNAIKYLEEKPDFSEQIKKLVREKLDKGAVVSANSVAKVNEEDEEDEDIDAEEE, encoded by the coding sequence ATGGCTATCAATACCGATACTTCCGGCAAGCAAAAAGCTCTAACGATGGTACTTAACCAGATTGAGCGCAGCTTCGGTAAAGGAGCAATCATGCGCCTGGGGGATGCTACCCGGATGCGGGTAGAGACAATTTCCACAGGGGCGTTGACTTTGGATTTAGCATTGGGTGGTGGTTTACCCAAGGGACGGGTAATTGAGATTTATGGGCCGGAAAGTTCCGGTAAGACGACTGTAGCACTGCACGCGATCGCAGAAGTACAAAAAGAAGGTGGCATTGCTGCTTTTGTAGACGCAGAACACGCCCTTGACCCTACCTATGCTGCGGCTTTAGGTGTAGATATTCACAATCTCCTGGTTTCTCAACCTGACACCGGTGAAGCAGGCTTGGAAATAGTTGACCAATTAGTACGTTCCGCCGCCGTTGACATTGTAGTTATTGACTCAGTAGCAGCCTTAGTTCCCCGCGCCGAAATTGAAGGGGATATGGGTGATGCTCACGTTGGTTTGCAAGCCAGACTGATGAGTCAAGCTCTACGTAAAATCACTGGCAATATTGGTAAATCTGGTTGTACCGTCATCTTTATTAACCAGTTACGCCAAAAAATTGGTGTCACCTACGGTAGCCCTGAAACTACTACCGGTGGTAACGCGTTGAAGTTTTACGCGTCAGTGCGCTTGGATATTCGCCGGATTCAAACCTTGAAAAAGGGTACAGATGAATTTGGCAACCGCGTTAAAGTCAAAGTTGCTAAAAATAAAGTTGCACCACCTTTTAGAATAGCGGAATTCGACATTATTTTTGGGAAAGGAATTTCTACTATAGGTTGTCTAGTGGATTTAGCCGAAGAAACTGGTATTCTTGTTCGGAAAGGAGCTTGGTACAGTTACAATGGCGATAACATTTCCCAAGGTCGAGATAACGCTATTAAGTACCTAGAGGAAAAGCCAGATTTTTCTGAACAAATTAAGAAACTAGTGCGAGAAAAATTAGACAAGGGCGCAGTTGTTTCGGCAAATTCTGTGGCTAAAGTCAATGAAGAAGATGAAGAAGATGAAGATATTGATGCAGAGGAAGAATAG
- a CDS encoding patatin-like phospholipase family protein, with the protein MKPANPTFGLVLTGGGAKGAYQAGALKYIAEIGLVPQIIAGTSIGSLNGAVLASYRTFTEAVQQLNQLWDQLAQVEILRPHTGTILRTLSYTTQAFVPTLRIWTLDFLLKQGLLQDSTAIFDPAPIEQLLRQTVNPDNLRRGIELWVTVFPSLNIPGLGNNLLVDLIRARTGTDVHWLCVQDFTDDETLYNVLLASAALPLAFPSRKINGQAYVDGGLADNVPLKALAARGCTHAIIIHLQNGVHWNRHDFPEQSIIEIRPELPINKSDTPIIGLIDTFLDFSAERLAELQKRGYEDAKRCLTPIIQAFSTLKHQRQSHDNLINSTQRLLNDSPL; encoded by the coding sequence ATGAAACCTGCTAACCCTACATTTGGACTTGTACTCACTGGCGGAGGAGCAAAAGGAGCTTATCAAGCTGGTGCATTAAAATATATCGCCGAAATCGGTCTAGTCCCTCAAATCATTGCTGGAACTAGCATTGGCTCTCTTAATGGTGCTGTCCTTGCATCCTATCGCACCTTTACCGAAGCAGTACAGCAGCTTAATCAACTCTGGGATCAGTTGGCTCAAGTAGAGATTTTACGTCCTCATACGGGTACAATTCTCCGTACACTCAGTTACACTACTCAAGCTTTTGTCCCAACATTGCGAATATGGACACTTGATTTCTTACTAAAACAAGGATTATTGCAAGACTCTACCGCCATCTTTGACCCTGCGCCTATTGAGCAATTATTACGACAAACTGTTAATCCTGATAACTTGCGCCGTGGGATTGAATTATGGGTGACAGTCTTTCCCTCCCTGAACATTCCAGGTTTGGGTAACAATTTGCTGGTTGATTTGATTCGCGCACGCACCGGGACAGATGTTCATTGGCTATGTGTACAAGATTTCACAGATGATGAAACTCTCTACAACGTGCTTCTAGCAAGTGCAGCCCTTCCCCTAGCCTTTCCCAGTCGCAAGATAAATGGCCAGGCTTACGTTGATGGTGGTTTAGCTGATAATGTTCCTTTAAAAGCTTTAGCTGCGCGTGGCTGTACTCATGCGATTATCATTCATCTGCAAAATGGAGTACATTGGAATCGCCACGACTTTCCAGAACAAAGCATCATCGAAATTAGACCAGAATTACCAATCAATAAATCGGATACGCCAATCATTGGCTTAATTGATACTTTCTTAGATTTCAGTGCTGAACGCCTAGCAGAACTGCAAAAGCGTGGATATGAAGACGCGAAGCGTTGTTTAACTCCCATCATCCAGGCCTTTAGCACGCTGAAACATCAACGTCAATCTCATGACAACCTTATAAACTCAACTCAGCGTTTACTCAATGACTCTCCCCTATAA
- a CDS encoding FHA domain-containing protein: protein MKTNFKNQELERRLNLYQVFLALYERHGHLLDEILQLENIYQPSLTELKLRYVQGVVDDSSVYVITNLCNNQTQTLQQQQQVWTIGRDRSNGIRTDDQHLSRYHAAIQYIENQGFYLVDFHSTNGSSVNGETVYQPVKLKDGDRIRLGSLTFNFFLSHQSRILPTLPTDLLAQLIPLPADIKQQKLSDNTACQEQVELANLDETLQISLDCAWGRLEYGRDGLHEQQKSEILDRYFQQPTNFNVGL, encoded by the coding sequence ATGAAAACCAATTTTAAAAACCAGGAACTAGAGCGGCGTTTAAATTTGTATCAGGTATTTCTAGCTTTATATGAACGTCATGGTCATCTTCTAGATGAAATTCTTCAGCTAGAAAATATCTATCAGCCTTCATTGACAGAGCTAAAATTGCGTTATGTGCAGGGCGTTGTAGATGATTCATCTGTTTATGTGATTACTAATCTGTGTAACAATCAGACGCAAACTCTCCAACAACAGCAACAGGTTTGGACAATAGGCCGCGATCGCAGTAATGGTATACGCACTGATGATCAACATTTATCTCGTTATCACGCCGCCATTCAGTACATTGAGAATCAAGGCTTTTACTTAGTAGATTTTCACAGTACAAATGGTTCTTCTGTCAATGGTGAAACTGTCTATCAACCAGTCAAACTTAAAGATGGCGATCGCATTCGTTTAGGAAGCTTGACTTTTAATTTCTTCTTAAGTCATCAAAGTCGTATTTTACCAACATTACCAACCGATTTACTCGCCCAATTAATTCCACTACCAGCAGATATTAAACAACAGAAATTAAGTGATAATACTGCTTGTCAAGAGCAAGTTGAACTAGCAAACCTTGATGAGACTTTACAAATTTCTCTAGATTGTGCTTGGGGTAGATTAGAATACGGGCGGGATGGTTTACATGAACAGCAAAAATCAGAAATTTTAGACAGATATTTTCAACAACCAACAAACTTTAATGTTGGTTTGTAG